Proteins encoded together in one Oreochromis aureus strain Israel breed Guangdong linkage group 23, ZZ_aureus, whole genome shotgun sequence window:
- the dbt gene encoding lipoamide acyltransferase component of branched-chain alpha-keto acid dehydrogenase complex, mitochondrial: MAAVTRGSLGAFRRLLLSQQSRRCFRLQSFRCDRTLQPMTFRCDRKLQVFSCRGLHVAVVNQGPIVQFKLSDIGEGIMEVTVKEWYVKEGDKVSQFDSICEVQSDKASVTITSRYDGVIKKLYYDADATAFVGKPLVDIETESGSEVIQEEDVVETPAMAREEHTHQEIKGHKTQATPAVRRLAMENNIKLSEVVGTGRDGRILKEDILNFLAKQTGAILPPTPFQEIQTPPPAPAAAPAAAKPVSTKAAVKPPPATPKPVFTGKDVTEPLKGFQKAMVKTMTVALKIPHFGYCDEVDLSRLVALRSELKPLTESRGVRLSYMPFFIKAASLSLHHFPILNASVDEGCQNITYKASHNIGLAMDTSQGLLVPNVKNVQLLSVFEIALELNRLQVLGASGQLGTADLMGGTFTLSNIGSIGGTYAKPVILPPEVAIGALGKIQVLPRFDAAGQVVRAHIMKVSWSADHRIIDGATMCRFSNLWREYLENPASMVLDLK, from the exons ATGGCGGCGGTGACCAGAGGCTCTCTCGGCGCGTTCAGGCGGCTGCTG CTGAGTCAGCAGAGCCGCAGATGTTTCCGGCTGCAGAGCTTCAGATGTGACAGGACTCTGCAGCCAATGACCTTCAGGTGTGACAGGAAGCTCCAGGTGTTCAGCTGCAGAGGGCTGCATGTCGCTGTGG TGAATCAAGGACCTATCGTGCAGTTCAAACTGTCTGACATCGGTGAGGGAATCATGGAGGTGACCGTCAAGGAGTG GTACGTGAAGGAAGGAGACAAAGTTTCTCAGTTTGACAGCATCTGTGAGGTTCAGAGCGACAAGGCATCGGTCACCATTACCAGCCGCTACGATGGGGTCATCAAAAAGCTCTACTACGATGCAGATGCCACGGCCTTTGTGGGAAAACCGCTGGTGGATATCGAGACGGAGTCTGGCTCAG AGGTGATCcaggaggaggacgtggtggagacgCCCGCCATGGCTCGAGAAGAACACACCCACCAGGAGATCAAAGGTCACAAGACGCAGGCCACGCCTGCAGTCAGACGCCTCGCCATGGAGAACAAT ATAAAGCTCAGTGAGGTGGTGGGGACTGGCAGAGATGGGCGGATCCTGAAGGAGGACATCCTGAACTTCCTGGCAAAGCAAACAGGAGCCATCTTGCCTCCGACACCTTTCCAGGAGATCCAGACTCCGCCCCCGgcccctgctgctgctcctgctgctgccaaGCCTGTGAGCACTAAGGCGGCTGTGAAACCTCCACCCGCTACTCCTAAACCTGTCTTCACTGGCAAAGACGTGACGGAGCCCCTCAAAG GTTTCCAGAAAGCGATGGTGAAGACGATGACTGTGGCGCTGAAGATTCCTCACTTCGGTTACTGTGACGAGGTTGACCTGAGTCGCCTGGTGGCTCTGAGGTCAGAGCTGAAACCTCTCACCGAGAGTCGTGGCGTCAGACTGAGCTACATGCCCTTCTTCATCAAG GCTGCCTCCCTCAGTCTCCACCACTTCCCGATCCTCAACGCCTCGGTGGATGAGGGCTGCCAGAACATCACCTACAAG GCGTCCCACAACATCGGCCTGGCAATGGACACAAGTCAGGGTCTGCTGGTTCCCAATGTGAAGAACGTCCAGCTGCTCAGCGTGTTCGAGATCGCCCTTGAGTTGAACCGCCTCCAGGTGCTCGGAGCATCGGGTCAGCTGGGGACTGCCGACCTGATGGGGGGCACTTTCACACTGTCCAACATCGGATCT ATCGGAGGCACTTACGCCAAGCCCGTGATCCTCCCACCCGAGGTTGCCATCGGAGCGCTAGGAAAGATCCAG gTGCTACCGAGGTTTGACGCTGCTGGTCAGGTGGTCCGAGCTCACATCATGAAGGTCAGTTGGTCGGCGGATCACCGCATCATCGACGGCGCCACCATGTGTCGTTTCTCCAACCTGTGGAGGGAGTACCTGGAGAACCCGGCCAGCATGGTGCTGGACCTCAAATAA
- the lrrc39 gene encoding leucine-rich repeat-containing protein 39 isoform X2: protein MMVGVMVACSSVSSIKALWETRIRRKREEQEEEHKRRTTRGGATGRLGVGLWEDRAALARLKQKLETEDGRLVLRIEQEEWKVLPGCLIQLSQVQEWQIHRTGLLKIPHFISSFQNLLVLDLSRNGVAEIPKQIGKLTRLRELLLSYNRIPFVPAELSGCESLERLELAMNRDLNELPDQLGMLSRLQHVDLSMNDFSCLPACLLALPALEWLDIGGNRLHHLPEDIHRMEALHTLWLQRNELEKLPENIARMRSLDTLVLSSNRLRDIPPLMEGMSNLRFVNFRDNPLTLDVTLPSNKAVAEEEEEDDREMFGKEFMLMYIQEARKRAVRWRVQ from the exons ATGATGGTGGGCGTGATGGTAGCATGCAGCTCGGTGAGCTCCATCAAAGCACTGTGGGAGACCAGGATCAGGAGGAAgagggaggagcaggaggaggagcacAAGAGGAGGACCACGAGGGGCGGGGCCACAGGCAG ACTTGGAGTCGGGCTTTGGGAAGACCGGGCGGCGCTGGCCCGGCTAAAGCAGAAGCTGGAGACTGAGGACGGCCGGCTGGTCCTCCGGATCGAGCAGGAGGAGTGGAAG GTTCTGCCGGGCTGCCTGATCCAGCTCAGTCAGGTCCAGGAGTGGCAGATCCACCGGACCGGACTACTGAAGATCCCTCACTTCATCTCCAGCTTCCAGAACCTTCTGGTGCTCGATCTGTCCCGGAATGGAGTCGCTGAGATCCCCAAACAGATCG GGAAGCTGACCCGGCTCAGAGAGCTACTGCTGAGCTACAACAGAATCCCGTTTGTCCCGGCAGAGCTGAGCGGGTGTGAGAGCCTGGAGAGGCTGGAGCTGGCCATGAACCGGGACTTGAATGAGCTACCGGACCAG CTTGGGATGCTGTCGCGGCTGCAGCATGTTGATCTTTCCATGAACGACTTcagctgcctgcctgcctgcctgctcgCCCTGCCGGCGCTCGAGTGGCTCGACATAGGAGGAAACCGCCTGCATCACTTACCTGAAGACATACACAG GATGGAGGCGCTACACACTCTGTGGCTGCAGAGGAACGAGCTGGAGAAGCTTCCGGAGAACATCGCCAGGATGAGGAGCCTGGACACGCTGGTGCTCAGCAGCAACAGGCTGAGAGACATCCCACCGCTCATGGAGGGCATGTCCAACCTCAG GTTTGTGAACTTCCGGGATAACCCCCTGACTCTGGACGTGACGCTACCAAGCAATAAGGCAgtggctgaggaggaggaggaagatgaccGGGAGATGTTCGGGAAAGAGTTCATGCTCATGTACATCCAGGAGGCCCGAAAGAGAGC agTCCGATGGCGAGTCCAATGA
- the lrrc39 gene encoding leucine-rich repeat-containing protein 39 isoform X1, with translation MMVGVMVACSSVSSIKALWETRIRRKREEQEEEHKRRTTRGGATGRLGVGLWEDRAALARLKQKLETEDGRLVLRIEQEEWKVLPGCLIQLSQVQEWQIHRTGLLKIPHFISSFQNLLVLDLSRNGVAEIPKQIGKLTRLRELLLSYNRIPFVPAELSGCESLERLELAMNRDLNELPDQLGMLSRLQHVDLSMNDFSCLPACLLALPALEWLDIGGNRLHHLPEDIHRMEALHTLWLQRNELEKLPENIARMRSLDTLVLSSNRLRDIPPLMEGMSNLRFVNFRDNPLTLDVTLPSNKAVAEEEEEDDREMFGKEFMLMYIQEARKRAYAVLNVHCVNQSDGESNDESSA, from the exons ATGATGGTGGGCGTGATGGTAGCATGCAGCTCGGTGAGCTCCATCAAAGCACTGTGGGAGACCAGGATCAGGAGGAAgagggaggagcaggaggaggagcacAAGAGGAGGACCACGAGGGGCGGGGCCACAGGCAG ACTTGGAGTCGGGCTTTGGGAAGACCGGGCGGCGCTGGCCCGGCTAAAGCAGAAGCTGGAGACTGAGGACGGCCGGCTGGTCCTCCGGATCGAGCAGGAGGAGTGGAAG GTTCTGCCGGGCTGCCTGATCCAGCTCAGTCAGGTCCAGGAGTGGCAGATCCACCGGACCGGACTACTGAAGATCCCTCACTTCATCTCCAGCTTCCAGAACCTTCTGGTGCTCGATCTGTCCCGGAATGGAGTCGCTGAGATCCCCAAACAGATCG GGAAGCTGACCCGGCTCAGAGAGCTACTGCTGAGCTACAACAGAATCCCGTTTGTCCCGGCAGAGCTGAGCGGGTGTGAGAGCCTGGAGAGGCTGGAGCTGGCCATGAACCGGGACTTGAATGAGCTACCGGACCAG CTTGGGATGCTGTCGCGGCTGCAGCATGTTGATCTTTCCATGAACGACTTcagctgcctgcctgcctgcctgctcgCCCTGCCGGCGCTCGAGTGGCTCGACATAGGAGGAAACCGCCTGCATCACTTACCTGAAGACATACACAG GATGGAGGCGCTACACACTCTGTGGCTGCAGAGGAACGAGCTGGAGAAGCTTCCGGAGAACATCGCCAGGATGAGGAGCCTGGACACGCTGGTGCTCAGCAGCAACAGGCTGAGAGACATCCCACCGCTCATGGAGGGCATGTCCAACCTCAG GTTTGTGAACTTCCGGGATAACCCCCTGACTCTGGACGTGACGCTACCAAGCAATAAGGCAgtggctgaggaggaggaggaagatgaccGGGAGATGTTCGGGAAAGAGTTCATGCTCATGTACATCCAGGAGGCCCGAAAGAGAGCGTATGCCGTGCTCAATGTGCACTGCGTCAACC agTCCGATGGCGAGTCCAATGACGAGTCCTCAGCGTGA